From Cellulophaga lytica DSM 7489, a single genomic window includes:
- a CDS encoding chloride channel protein — protein MSNKKLLKRILVWRAKYITNRQFIYILSVIVGITSGIGAVLLKNATHFIQHALEGKLVANYHHAFYFLSPILGFFLVYLCVKYIIRNKVSHGIPSTLYAIAKRKGFMKRYQMFGSLITAPITVGFGGSVGLEGPTVATGAAISSNLSRFFHLDQTTRNLLISCAAAGALSSIFKAPIAAIVFAIEVFSLDLTIASMLPLLLASLSAIITSYFFFGDDVLLPFKLEDKFVISDVPFYMALGVVSALISMYYTEVYDRIQQLFDKIESPLKKLIIGGLSIGVLVYFIPPLYGEGFDVINHLMAGHPEKALSTNFLHLDLENVWVIIALLGGLVFFKVIAGSLTFGAGGVGGIFAPTLFMGSIMGNCFAKIINATGLVSSPVSESNFTLIGMAGLMAGVLHAPLTAIFLIAEVTGGYELFVPLMITATLSFGITKYFYPHSVYTMELGRKGELLTHDKDHAVLTLMDIDTVIETNFIPLKQNMTLGDVVHSAIVKSNRNIFPVLDKKGRALKGILLLDDIRDVMFKQELYKTLKVENFMQSVPEVIEYEKDNMQAVMDKFQLSGAWNLPIVKEGKYIGFVSKSKLLTAYRKKLIDFTK, from the coding sequence ATGTCTAATAAAAAATTGCTTAAACGTATTTTAGTATGGAGAGCAAAGTACATTACAAATAGGCAGTTTATATACATTCTTAGTGTAATAGTAGGTATAACATCTGGTATTGGTGCAGTGTTGCTAAAAAATGCAACCCATTTTATACAACACGCGTTAGAGGGTAAATTGGTGGCTAATTACCACCATGCTTTTTACTTTTTGTCGCCAATACTAGGTTTTTTTTTAGTGTACTTATGTGTTAAATATATTATTAGAAATAAGGTTAGTCACGGTATACCTTCAACATTGTACGCAATAGCCAAGCGTAAAGGGTTTATGAAAAGGTATCAAATGTTTGGTTCTTTAATTACAGCTCCAATAACAGTTGGTTTTGGTGGGTCTGTAGGTTTAGAAGGCCCTACGGTAGCTACAGGTGCTGCTATAAGTTCTAATTTATCTCGTTTTTTTCATCTAGACCAAACTACGCGTAACTTACTAATTAGTTGTGCTGCAGCTGGTGCTTTGTCTTCAATATTTAAAGCGCCCATAGCGGCAATTGTTTTTGCCATAGAAGTATTTAGTTTAGATTTAACTATTGCGTCTATGTTACCTTTATTACTGGCATCTTTGTCAGCAATAATAACATCTTACTTTTTTTTTGGAGACGATGTTTTGCTTCCGTTTAAATTAGAAGACAAATTTGTTATTTCTGATGTTCCTTTTTATATGGCATTAGGTGTAGTCTCTGCATTAATCTCTATGTACTATACAGAAGTTTATGATCGTATTCAGCAATTGTTTGATAAAATAGAATCGCCCTTAAAAAAATTAATAATTGGTGGACTTTCTATTGGGGTTTTGGTTTATTTTATTCCGCCACTATACGGAGAGGGTTTTGATGTTATTAACCACCTTATGGCAGGGCATCCAGAAAAAGCTTTATCTACTAACTTTTTGCATTTAGACCTAGAAAACGTATGGGTAATTATAGCTTTGTTGGGAGGTTTGGTGTTTTTTAAAGTAATAGCAGGTTCTTTAACTTTTGGAGCAGGTGGTGTAGGAGGTATTTTTGCGCCAACATTATTTATGGGAAGCATAATGGGCAATTGCTTTGCTAAAATTATAAATGCAACAGGCTTGGTTAGCTCACCAGTGTCTGAAAGTAATTTTACATTAATTGGTATGGCAGGTTTAATGGCAGGCGTGTTACATGCGCCATTAACAGCTATATTTTTAATTGCCGAAGTTACTGGTGGTTATGAACTTTTTGTGCCTTTAATGATTACAGCAACATTGTCATTTGGTATTACAAAGTATTTTTATCCGCACTCTGTGTACACTATGGAGTTAGGTCGTAAAGGTGAGTTGTTAACTCATGATAAAGATCATGCAGTCCTTACACTAATGGATATTGATACCGTTATAGAGACTAACTTTATTCCTTTAAAACAAAATATGACGTTAGGAGATGTAGTGCATTCTGCAATTGTTAAATCCAACCGAAATATTTTTCCTGTATTAGATAAAAAAGGAAGAGCTTTAAAAGGTATTTTGCTTTTAGATGATATTAGAGATGTAATGTTTAAACAAGAGCTGTATAAAACGTTAAAAGTAGAAAATTTTATGCAGTCTGTGCCAGAGGTAATAGAATATGAAAAAGACAATATGCAGGCAGTAATGGATAAATTTCAACTTTCAGGTGCTTGGAACTTACCAATTGTTAAAGAAGGGAAGTATATAGGCTTTGTGTCTAAATCTAAACTATTAACAGCTTACAGAAAAAAATTAATAGATTTCACAAAATAA
- a CDS encoding porin, with protein MCFRIFTVLFFVVGLNTLEAQEIKAPSFGKGILNIVGQDSTWTMKASARLQFLGIGQWGENEDGNLASVGSNFLVRRARLKFSGFAYSPKFKYKVELGLSNRDLSGGSEFTHDAPRYILDAYVMWNFYENFELWIGQTKLPGNIERIVSSANMQMVDRSLLNSRFTIDRDMGMQLRHKFNVSENFIVKEALAISQGEGRNVSKGNLGGYQYTARIDFLPFGNFTGNTEFVGADLKREKKPKLMIGAAYDFNNNAVKTRSNQGDYMYTDTGFYETDIKTLFVNAMFKYNGFSFMGEYAGRNAGDAIAKNNDGTVTGDIVQVGNGLNLMSGYVFKNNWELSGRYTFVDLDKDITGRNKELQYTLGVSKYIVGHKLKVQTDATYLSEVDGPEGLICRLQLEVHF; from the coding sequence ATGTGTTTTAGAATTTTTACAGTATTGTTTTTTGTAGTAGGTTTAAATACGCTTGAAGCTCAGGAGATTAAAGCGCCTAGTTTTGGTAAGGGTATACTAAATATTGTTGGGCAAGATAGTACTTGGACTATGAAAGCATCTGCCCGTTTACAATTTTTAGGAATAGGACAATGGGGAGAAAATGAAGATGGGAATTTAGCTTCTGTAGGATCTAACTTTTTAGTGCGTAGAGCCAGGTTAAAATTTAGCGGTTTTGCTTACTCTCCTAAATTTAAATATAAGGTTGAGTTGGGGCTGTCTAATAGAGATTTGTCTGGAGGGTCTGAGTTTACCCATGATGCTCCACGCTACATTTTAGATGCTTATGTGATGTGGAATTTTTATGAGAATTTTGAACTGTGGATAGGCCAAACAAAATTACCAGGAAATATAGAGCGCATAGTTTCTTCTGCAAATATGCAAATGGTTGATAGATCTTTGTTAAATAGTAGGTTTACAATAGACAGAGATATGGGAATGCAATTACGACATAAATTTAATGTTTCAGAAAATTTTATTGTAAAAGAAGCATTAGCTATTTCTCAAGGAGAAGGAAGAAATGTTAGCAAAGGAAATTTAGGAGGTTACCAATACACAGCAAGAATAGATTTTTTACCTTTTGGTAATTTTACAGGTAATACAGAATTTGTTGGTGCCGATTTAAAACGTGAAAAAAAGCCTAAATTAATGATTGGTGCAGCTTATGATTTTAATAATAACGCTGTAAAAACAAGAAGCAACCAAGGAGATTATATGTATACAGATACCGGTTTTTATGAAACAGACATAAAAACTTTATTTGTAAATGCTATGTTTAAATATAACGGCTTTTCCTTTATGGGTGAATATGCAGGCAGAAACGCCGGTGATGCCATTGCTAAAAATAATGATGGTACGGTAACTGGTGATATAGTGCAAGTAGGTAACGGACTAAACTTAATGTCTGGTTATGTGTTTAAAAATAATTGGGAGCTGTCTGGCAGATATACATTTGTAGATTTGGATAAAGATATCACAGGCAGAAATAAAGAATTGCAATACACATTAGGCGTTTCTAAATACATTGTTGGGCATAAGTTAAAAGTGCAAACAGATGCTACTTATTTAAGCGAAGTAGATGGTCCTGAGGGGCTTATATGTAGACTGCAATTAGAGGTGCATTTTTAA
- the dgt gene encoding dGTP triphosphohydrolase, with the protein MNWEQLLSLKRFGDTNKRLRKEQDETRLGFEVDYDRVIFSSAFRSLQDKTQVIPLSKTDFIHTRLTHSLEVSVVGRSLGRIVGKKILEKHPHLKEVHGYHYNDFGAIVAVASLAHDIGNPPFGHSGEKAIGEYFKTGNGQKYKTKLTAKEYQDIIDFEGNANGFKLLTESRTGVEGGLRLSYATLGTFMKYPKESLPKKPTKHIADKKFGFFQTEKDFFSEVAEELGLLQTRDGKDISFSRHPLTYLVEAADDICYTIIDFEDGINLGLISEDYALEYLIKLVKDKINTKKYNEMVFMQDRLSYLRALAINTLITDAVAIFLENEEAILDGSFDVSLLDKSNYIAQIKDIISLSVSKVYKSQEVIEKEIAGYKIISDILDVYTNALVKTAEGTASNYDSIVLQTLPEHYQNTDAPLYNLLLNTCCYVASLSDSGAVHIHNKIMGKQL; encoded by the coding sequence ATGAATTGGGAACAATTACTATCTTTAAAGCGCTTTGGAGACACTAATAAAAGACTACGTAAAGAACAAGATGAAACCAGATTGGGTTTTGAAGTTGACTATGACCGTGTAATATTTTCGTCTGCATTTAGAAGTTTACAAGATAAAACCCAGGTTATACCACTTTCCAAAACAGACTTTATACACACTAGGCTTACGCACAGTTTAGAAGTGTCTGTGGTTGGCCGTAGTCTAGGACGTATTGTTGGAAAAAAAATACTAGAAAAACATCCGCACTTAAAAGAAGTTCACGGATACCATTATAATGATTTTGGAGCTATTGTTGCCGTTGCTTCTCTTGCACATGATATAGGAAATCCTCCATTTGGGCATAGCGGAGAAAAAGCTATTGGCGAATATTTTAAAACCGGAAACGGACAAAAATACAAAACCAAACTTACAGCCAAAGAATACCAAGATATTATAGATTTTGAAGGAAATGCTAACGGGTTTAAACTGCTAACTGAATCTAGAACAGGTGTAGAAGGAGGATTAAGATTAAGTTATGCTACACTGGGTACTTTTATGAAATACCCAAAAGAATCTTTACCCAAAAAGCCCACAAAACATATTGCTGATAAAAAATTTGGTTTTTTTCAGACAGAAAAGGATTTTTTTAGTGAGGTTGCTGAAGAACTTGGCTTATTGCAAACCAGAGATGGCAAAGACATTTCTTTCTCTAGACACCCACTTACTTATTTGGTTGAAGCTGCAGACGATATTTGTTATACAATTATTGATTTTGAAGATGGCATAAACCTAGGTTTAATATCTGAAGACTACGCTTTAGAATACTTAATTAAGCTAGTTAAAGACAAGATTAACACAAAAAAATACAACGAAATGGTTTTTATGCAAGATCGTCTTAGCTACTTAAGAGCACTTGCCATAAACACATTAATTACAGATGCAGTTGCTATATTTTTAGAAAATGAAGAAGCTATTTTAGATGGTTCATTTGACGTATCTTTATTAGATAAAAGCAACTATATTGCCCAAATAAAAGACATAATATCTTTAAGTGTATCTAAGGTTTACAAATCACAAGAGGTAATAGAAAAAGAAATAGCTGGCTATAAAATTATATCAGATATTTTAGATGTATACACAAATGCTTTAGTAAAAACAGCAGAAGGTACTGCTTCTAATTATGATAGTATTGTTTTACAAACATTACCAGAACATTACCAAAATACAGATGCTCCTTTGTACAACTTACTTTTAAATACCTGCTGTTATGTGGCAAGCTTATCAGATAGTGGCGCTGTGCACATACACAACAAAATTATGGGCAAACAACTTTAA
- a CDS encoding cold-shock protein, translating into MTGTVKFYNDSKGYGFITNDETGKDIFVHATSLNGVELNEGDKVEYVEEEGRKGVVAAQVQVI; encoded by the coding sequence ATGACTGGAACAGTAAAATTTTATAATGACTCTAAAGGATATGGATTCATTACAAACGACGAAACAGGAAAAGACATCTTTGTGCATGCAACATCGCTAAACGGAGTAGAGCTAAACGAAGGAGACAAAGTAGAATACGTAGAAGAAGAAGGAAGAAAAGGAGTGGTTGCTGCACAAGTGCAAGTAATCTAA
- a CDS encoding DUF3078 domain-containing protein has protein sequence MFKKTIVILVLTFCIAKINAQISNPVETDSVQVDTTIVGTIVVRKNQEKIKNIPRGVKLANPRITYEANPRRENFGWFKVPSFWDKTNHLGIAINEVAFVNWKAGGNNSVSAIGNVKFVRNYKFRYIQWNNSLDLRFGLSAIEGEKLRKADDAIRFSSTFAYRRDTISNWYYSVKANFNSQFADGYKYPNTEDKISTFMAPGYLFLGAGTSYIPEGKKFNLYISPITQKATFVLDQELANSGAFGVQKAERDADGNITKEGERTLMEFGFLVTNTWKTDVAKNMTLAHDLTLYTDYLNSFGNIDVDWELRLDMKVNQYVKANIGTNLLYDDDVVFDEVVTDGVVTTPGRPKIQFKQLLGVGLSYDF, from the coding sequence ATGTTTAAAAAAACAATTGTAATTTTAGTTTTAACCTTTTGTATAGCGAAAATAAACGCTCAAATTTCTAATCCTGTAGAAACAGATTCTGTTCAGGTAGATACCACTATAGTAGGTACAATTGTAGTTCGTAAAAATCAAGAAAAAATTAAGAATATCCCTAGAGGTGTTAAGCTAGCTAACCCAAGAATTACTTATGAGGCAAACCCACGTAGAGAAAATTTTGGATGGTTTAAGGTTCCTTCTTTTTGGGATAAAACAAACCATTTAGGTATAGCTATTAACGAGGTAGCTTTTGTAAACTGGAAAGCTGGTGGTAACAACTCTGTATCGGCTATAGGAAATGTAAAATTTGTTCGTAATTACAAGTTTAGATACATACAGTGGAACAATAGTTTAGATCTTAGGTTTGGACTTAGTGCCATAGAAGGTGAGAAATTAAGAAAGGCAGATGATGCAATTCGTTTTAGCTCTACTTTTGCATACAGGAGAGACACAATAAGTAATTGGTACTATTCTGTTAAGGCAAACTTTAATTCGCAATTTGCAGACGGTTATAAATACCCAAATACAGAAGATAAAATTTCTACATTTATGGCACCTGGTTATTTGTTTTTAGGAGCAGGTACTTCGTATATTCCAGAAGGTAAAAAGTTTAACTTATACATATCACCAATAACACAAAAAGCAACATTTGTGTTAGATCAAGAGTTAGCAAATTCTGGTGCTTTTGGTGTGCAAAAAGCTGAGCGAGATGCAGATGGTAACATCACAAAAGAAGGAGAGCGAACTTTAATGGAATTTGGCTTTTTAGTTACTAATACATGGAAAACAGATGTGGCTAAAAATATGACTTTAGCGCATGACTTAACTCTTTACACAGATTACCTAAATAGTTTTGGTAATATAGATGTAGATTGGGAACTGCGTTTAGATATGAAGGTTAACCAATACGTAAAAGCTAATATTGGCACCAATCTTTTATATGATGATGATGTTGTTTTTGATGAGGTTGTAACAGATGGTGTTGTAACCACACCTGGTAGGCCTAAAATACAATTTAAGCAGCTACTTGGTGTGGGGTTATCTTATGATTTTTAA
- a CDS encoding 1-deoxy-D-xylulose-5-phosphate synthase, with translation MAYLNNITTPDDLRKIPAQNLPIVAKELRDFIIDIVSAKEGHLGASLGVVELTVALHYVFNTPFDKLIWDVGHQAYGHKILTGRSDVFETNRQLNGISGFPKREESIYDDFGTGHSSTSISAILGMAIASKLKGETLKQHIAVIGDASIASGMAFEGLNHAGVTDANVLIILNDNAIGIDPSVGALKQYLTNVKKGSAKQDNIFEALNFNYSGPIDGHNLPLLIEELNRLKTVRGPKFLHVITTKGKGLKKAEENQVTYHAPGKFNKVTGDLLPKVNGEGTPKYQDVFGLTIVELAKENKKIVGITPAMPTGSSLKIMMEEIPDRAFDVGIAEQHAVTLAAGMVAEGLVPFCNIYSTFLQRAYDQVIHDVALQNLPVIFCLDRAGLVGEDGATHHGVYDIAYLRCIPNLLIFAPMNEEELRNIMYTAQLGLQQPIAIRYPRGRGVTKNWKQPFTKIEIGKSLELKKGTEIVVLSVGHIGNMVAAVLNDLDSSKIGHVNMRFIKPLDVTKLLSIFNKYSTIVTIEDGCKIGGFGSAILEFANTNSFTNKVHILGIDDVFVQHGSVAQLHEINNIGANSFKIFIESLHANE, from the coding sequence ATGGCATATTTAAACAACATAACAACTCCAGATGATTTGCGCAAAATACCAGCGCAAAACTTGCCAATTGTAGCAAAGGAGCTTAGAGATTTTATTATTGATATTGTTTCTGCTAAAGAAGGGCATTTAGGAGCTAGTTTAGGTGTGGTTGAGCTAACCGTTGCTTTACACTATGTATTTAATACGCCGTTTGATAAATTAATTTGGGATGTGGGTCACCAAGCTTACGGACATAAAATTTTAACGGGCAGAAGTGATGTTTTTGAAACCAATAGGCAACTAAACGGTATTAGTGGTTTTCCTAAACGGGAAGAAAGTATTTATGATGATTTTGGAACAGGGCATAGCTCTACATCTATTTCTGCAATTTTGGGTATGGCAATTGCCTCTAAATTAAAAGGGGAAACTTTAAAGCAGCATATAGCGGTAATTGGAGACGCTTCTATTGCTAGCGGTATGGCTTTTGAAGGGTTAAACCACGCTGGCGTAACAGATGCAAATGTGCTAATAATTTTAAATGATAATGCTATTGGTATAGACCCAAGCGTTGGAGCTTTAAAACAATACCTTACCAATGTTAAAAAAGGTAGTGCAAAGCAAGATAATATTTTTGAAGCGTTAAATTTTAATTATTCAGGACCAATAGATGGCCATAATTTACCTTTACTAATAGAGGAGTTAAACAGACTAAAAACAGTTAGAGGCCCTAAGTTTTTACACGTTATTACTACAAAAGGAAAAGGGCTTAAAAAAGCTGAAGAAAACCAAGTAACCTACCACGCGCCAGGTAAATTTAATAAAGTTACAGGAGATTTATTGCCTAAGGTTAACGGAGAGGGAACACCAAAATATCAAGATGTTTTTGGCTTAACTATTGTTGAGTTAGCTAAAGAAAATAAAAAAATAGTAGGTATTACGCCTGCTATGCCAACAGGTAGCTCTTTAAAAATTATGATGGAAGAAATTCCTGATAGGGCATTTGACGTAGGTATTGCAGAACAACATGCAGTAACTTTAGCTGCTGGTATGGTTGCAGAGGGTTTGGTTCCGTTTTGTAATATATACTCTACTTTTTTGCAACGTGCCTATGACCAGGTTATACATGATGTAGCATTGCAAAACTTGCCAGTAATTTTTTGTTTAGATAGGGCAGGTTTGGTTGGTGAAGATGGTGCCACGCATCATGGTGTTTATGATATTGCTTATTTACGTTGCATACCAAATTTGTTAATTTTTGCTCCTATGAATGAGGAGGAATTAAGAAATATAATGTACACCGCCCAATTAGGATTGCAACAGCCTATTGCAATAAGGTATCCAAGAGGCAGAGGTGTTACTAAAAATTGGAAACAACCATTTACAAAAATTGAGATAGGGAAATCTTTAGAATTAAAAAAAGGCACAGAAATTGTGGTGCTTTCTGTAGGTCATATTGGTAACATGGTTGCGGCTGTTTTAAATGATTTAGACAGTAGTAAAATAGGACACGTTAATATGCGATTTATAAAACCATTAGACGTTACAAAATTATTGTCTATTTTTAACAAATATTCAACAATAGTTACTATTGAGGATGGTTGTAAAATTGGAGGTTTTGGTAGTGCTATTTTAGAGTTTGCAAATACCAATAGCTTTACAAATAAGGTGCATATTTTAGGAATAGATGATGTTTTTGTGCAACATGGCAGTGTAGCGCAACTACATGAAATAAATAATATAGGAGCAAATAGTTTTAAGATTTTTATAGAATCTTTACATGCAAACGAATAG
- a CDS encoding nucleoside deaminase, protein MINPFDDTYFMKKALEEAQAAYDKGEVPVGAVIVIKDRIIARAHNLTEQLNDVTAHAEMQAITSAANFLGGKYLENCTLYVTLEPCQMCAGALYWSQISKIVYAAKDVKRGFTAMSTTLHPKTKISGGLLEKEASELLKRFFIEKRNLN, encoded by the coding sequence ATGATAAATCCTTTTGACGACACGTACTTTATGAAAAAAGCCTTAGAAGAAGCACAAGCTGCTTATGACAAAGGAGAAGTACCTGTTGGAGCTGTTATAGTTATAAAAGACCGTATAATTGCACGTGCACATAACTTAACAGAACAATTAAATGATGTAACAGCACACGCAGAAATGCAAGCTATAACTTCTGCTGCAAATTTTTTAGGCGGTAAATATTTAGAAAACTGCACACTTTATGTAACCTTAGAACCTTGCCAAATGTGCGCAGGAGCCTTGTATTGGAGTCAAATTTCTAAAATTGTATACGCAGCTAAAGATGTAAAAAGAGGTTTTACTGCAATGAGCACAACCTTACACCCTAAAACAAAAATATCTGGTGGTTTATTAGAAAAAGAAGCCTCTGAACTTTTAAAACGGTTTTTTATTGAAAAACGAAACTTGAATTAA